Sequence from the Thermus tengchongensis genome:
TAGGAAAGGCGATCCAGAGCTTCCTTAACGGGGAGGAAAAAGGCGGCCTCCACCTCGGAAAGCTGGGGCCTGGGTTCCCCTCCCCGGTAGGCCATGAGGAAGTAGTGGACCTCCTTGCTCACGGTCACCGGTTCCCCACCATCCCGGACGGTGAAGTAGTAGCGCACCTTGCCTAGAGGCGAGACCACTGCGGCCTCCACCCCCGTTTCCTCCCGCACCTCGCGCACCGCCGTTTCCGGATAACGCTCGCCAGGCTCCACCTGGCCCTTGGGCAGGGTAACCACCCGCCCTTCCTTCAAGGAGACCACTAGTACCTCAGGAACCTCCCCTCGGAGAACCACGCCCCCCGCGGAGACCACCCGCTTCCTCGCCGTTCGGACCTGCCGCTTCCTC
This genomic interval carries:
- a CDS encoding NUDIX hydrolase produces the protein MRRKRQVRTARKRVVSAGGVVLRGEVPEVLVVSLKEGRVVTLPKGQVEPGERYPETAVREVREETGVEAAVVSPLGKVRYYFTVRDGGEPVTVSKEVHYFLMAYRGGEPRPQLSEVEAAFFLPVKEALDRLSYPNEREMLLKALARWRSPGARGQAAGPEN